From Aedes albopictus strain Foshan chromosome 1, AalbF5, whole genome shotgun sequence, one genomic window encodes:
- the LOC109409069 gene encoding uncharacterized protein LOC109409069, producing MYNRQNLELKAHSLPGPSTAYGCNCGKARNSRSHHGHTTISSTIRKELASYENPHQPPPPPPPVTIKPTKRNASTESLDLLNNECTCAIYSPNSADGNKCKKCRAGPRGQQRAQKKCNSSKYKDASTSPKSNSPLRTLEPRSPRSPKSPKSPTAEASTDTKFDFPGSPRTENHYKRLSTLSINNNGNKNMATSPMKQPPPRSPNKLTPVKSDRVLEKSNSLGDSKPQKMLRTTRSLSPRPPIKHQHSIMVSDENDIISVKLSPNEEFDESREKCKEENCEEDVPLQQKAYSETTSPNLSDYGSLKLEDSNVKNPNNRSTSCLIYVPSDPWTRMSSRNSPVPPNKKELKAKKLESKSFSKPNLEYLEDTDPWVWRSNITLNERNIKKKGSLPHQTKSLSSALSRDELDSRQSRLCQQRSLTKFDKTLTIPGIDLHFDARKKITRPKLQRSKSPAFYEEFFQVEKEKPLNKNKSISSLKIEKNASNCNINGAKCTCYEASSLSRQHFSHNCDHQSSVVHKSTTSITSPTSKKQPSPKLSFPQSPKPKQPPQPELVKASLTVLNPNLLQPRHSFSTTPSAKDDELQLNIRRLSEQMMNKYSSGSGYFAQQTAPPSFMTDTIQPLEKKKAGGSGGLTSSGPNVSSTINGVESKKRASSHSKINDPILETRC from the exons ATGTACAATCGTCAAAATCTGGAGTTGAAGGCG CATTCGTTACCGGGGCCTAGTACCGCTTACGGCTGTAACTGCGGTAAGGCAAGGAACAGTAGATCTCATCATGGGCACACCACCATCAGTAGCACGATTCGCAAGGAGCTGGCTTCCTACGAAAATCCTCATCAaccgccaccgccaccgccacCCGTAACGATAAAACCGACCAAGAGAAACGCCAGTACGGAAAGTTTGGACCTGTTGAATAACGAGTGCACCTGTGCGATTTACAGCCCGAATTCAGCCGATGGAAACAAGTGCAAAAAGTGCCGCGCTGGACCTCGAGGTCAGCAACGTGCACAGAAGAAGTGTAATTCTTCCAAGTATAAGGACGCGTCAACTTCGCCTAAATCCAACAGTCCGTTACGAACGCTGGAACCAAGAAGTCCCCGCAGCCCCAAAAGTCCGAAAAGCCCCACAGCGGAAGCTTCCACGGACACGAAATTCGATTTTCCCGGTTCGCCTAGAACAGAGAACCATTACAAGCGCCTATCTACGCTGAGTATCAACAACAATGGCAACAAAAATATGGCCACTAGTCCGATGAAACAACCCCCTCCCAGAAGCCCTAATAAATTGACTCCGGTGAAAAGCGATCGAGTCCTTGAGAAGTCCAACTCCCTTGGTGATAGCAAGCCGCAGAAAATGCTGCGAACTACTCGGAGCTTATCGCCGCGGCCACCAATCAAGCATCAGCACTCGATAATGGTATCGGATGAGAATGATATAATTTCGGTAAAACTTTCACCGAACGAGGAGTTCGATGAAAGCAGGGAAAAGTGCAAGGAGGAAAATTGCGAAGAAGATGTTCCGCTTCAGCAGAAGGCTTACAGCGAAACGACATCTCCAAACTTGTCTGACTACGGTAGTTTAAAGTTGGAAGATAGTAATGTCAAAAACCCCAACAATCGAAGCACCAGCTGCTTGATATATGTGCCATCAGACCCGTGGACTCGAATGTCGTCAAGGAACTCACCAGTTCCTCCCAACAAGAAAGAACTTAAGGCAAAGAAACTGGAAAGCAAATCGTTCAGCAAACCAAATTTAGAATATTTGGAAGACACGGACCCATGGGTATGGCGTTCCAATATCACGTTGAACGAACGAAACATAAAGAAAAAGGGTTCGCTACCGCACCAGACCAAATCACTTAGTAGCGCTCTCAGCCGAGACGAATTGGATTCGCGGCAGTCACGCCTCTGCCAGCAACGATCACTGACCAAATTCGATAAGACTTTGACCATTCCGGGAATAGATTTGCATTTTGACGCTCGAAAGAAAATCACCCGCCCAAAACTACAACGCTCCAAGTCTCCAGCATTCTACGAAGAGTTCTTCCAAGTCGAGAAAGAAAAACCTCTCAACAAGAACAAATCGATATCCTCGTTGAAGATTGAGAAGAATGCCAGCAATTGCAACATCAACGGTGCCAAATGTACTTGCTACGAGGCGAGCTCCCTCAGTCGGCAGCATTTCAGCCATAACTGTGACCACCAATCCTCCGTAGTCCATAAATCCACCACTAGCATTACCTCTCCCACCAGCAAAAAGCAACCGTCACCGAAGCTAAGCTTCCCTCAATCTCCCAAGCCAAAGCAACCACCCCAACCGGAACTGGTGAAGGCCTCTCTAACCGTACTGAATCCGAACCTACTGCAACCGCGACACAGTTTCTCCACCACTCCCTCCGCCAAGGACGACGAACTGCAGCTGAACATCCGGCGGCTGAGCGAACAAATGATGAACAAGTACAGCTCCGGCTCGGGCTACTTTGCCCAGCAGACGGCGCCGCCCAGCTTCATGACCGACACGATTCAGCCGCTGGAGAAGAAGAAAGCCGGCGGCAGCGGAGGGTTGACCTCCAGTGGGCCCAATGTCAGCAGCACCATCAACGGAGTCGAATCGAAGAAACGGGCCTCGTCGCACTCGAAGATCAACGATCCGATACTGGAGACGCGCTGCTAA
- the LOC115253987 gene encoding alpha/beta hydrolase domain-containing protein 17B, translating into MNGLSFGELCCLFCCPPFPGRIAAKLAFLPPDPTYNLTPIDESKAKYLLSFNERAEWPYSEREKENVEGFFTRTSRGNKLSCIYVRCSSNAKYTVLFSHGNAVDLGQMSSFYLGLGLRINCNIFSYDYSGYGMSTGKPSEKNLYADIDAAWHSLRTRFGVSPENIILYGQSIGTVPTVDLAARYEVGAVILHSPLMSGMRVAFPNTKRTWFFDVFPSIDKVSKIGSPVLVIHGTEDEVIDFSHGLSIYEKCPKAVEPLWVEGAGHNDVELYNQYLDRLKKFISVELNN; encoded by the exons ATGAACGGATTAAG tttcgGCGAGCTGTGCTGCCTGTTTTGCTGCCCACCGTTCCCGGGCAGGATAGCGGCAAAGCTGGCATTCCTCCCGCCGGACCCCACGTACAATTTGACGCCGATCGACGAGAGTAAGGCCAAGTATCTGCTTAGTTTCAACGAACGAGCCGAGTGGCCCTACTCGGAACGGGAAAAAGAAAATGTCGAAGGATTTTTCACACGGACATCCCGAGGAAATAAGCTGTCCTGCATCTACGTGCGGTGTTCTTCGAATGCCAAGTACACGGTGCTGTTCTCGCACGGCAATGCCGTCGATCTGGGCCAGATGAGCAGCTTCTACCTGGGGCTGGGACTGCGAATCAACTGCAATATATTTAGCTACGATTACTCCGGATACGGTATGAGTACCGGAAAGCCTTCGGAGAAGAATCTTTACGCGGACATTGACGCAGCGTGGCATTCGCTGCGCACCCGCTTCGGGGTGAGCCCGGAGAATATTATATTGTATGGACAGAGCATCGGAACGGTGCCGACGGTGGATCTGGCAGCACGGTACGAAGTGGGAGCGGTCATTTTGCATTCTCCGTTGATGTCCGGTATGAGGGTAGCGTTTCCCAACACGAAACGAACGTGGTTCTTCGATGTGTTTCCAAG CATCGATAAGGTATCGAAAATTGGATCGCCGGTACTAGTTATTCATGGCACTGAGGACGAAGTGATAGACTTTTCCCACGGGCTGAGCATTTACGAGAAGTGTCCGAAGGCAGTTGAACCCCTTTGGGTAGAG GGAGCTGGTCACAATGACGTCGAGCTGTACAACCAGTATCTGGAccgtctgaagaaattcatctcgGTCGAGCTCAATAACTGA